The Phragmitibacter flavus genome includes a window with the following:
- a CDS encoding oligopeptide/dipeptide ABC transporter ATP-binding protein, producing MSKHGDHILEVRDLVTSFDTDAGRLTAVDGISFNVPRGKTMGIVGESGCGKSVTAFSITRLLPQPHGKILGGSVKFEGQELTSLPLPKMQHLRGNEISMIFQEPMTALNPVQRVGRQLAEAILLHTKCSKSEVLAKSVEMFRQVRIPDPEQRLGEYPHQLSGGMRQRVMIAMALINRPKLLIADEPTTALDVTVQAQILELIADLQKEMGMSVVLITHDLGVIAEMCDEVAVMYAGRIVEQAPVRELFANPQHAYTRGLLESMPKLENVPKTRLPAIPGNVPSIENFVAGCRFAARSRREHLPEHLSVRPPFAEISPDHWVEKCPVCAGNEIANASGVSYNLSHEQDSGTDPRGALESAQSHLGRGQGANRQEPDSADRTRQLKNEFDSIVAWAKGAGRLIPADRYQTPEESGAEHRVYFDPEQSSAIKITNANRAGMSYPDGEPHAGLPAEYLERWRLHNLIFADDVTLEGVIQSPAGVALVVRQCWINGTVPEVWQIADFMNELGFQATLLQECYYRAADDLAVMDCHDGNFMLGDDGMVYPIDVIPLRPDANLKQRLGISS from the coding sequence ATGAGCAAGCACGGCGATCACATCCTCGAAGTTAGAGATCTCGTCACGTCGTTCGATACCGATGCGGGTCGGTTGACGGCGGTGGATGGCATCAGCTTCAACGTGCCGCGTGGCAAGACCATGGGCATCGTGGGGGAGTCGGGCTGTGGGAAAAGTGTGACGGCATTTTCGATCACGCGACTGCTTCCACAACCCCATGGCAAAATCCTTGGAGGCAGTGTGAAGTTTGAGGGTCAGGAGCTGACCAGCTTGCCGTTGCCGAAGATGCAGCATTTGCGCGGCAATGAGATCAGCATGATTTTCCAGGAACCGATGACGGCACTGAATCCGGTGCAGAGGGTGGGGCGTCAGTTGGCGGAGGCGATTTTGCTGCACACCAAATGCAGCAAGAGCGAGGTGCTGGCGAAATCGGTGGAGATGTTCCGACAAGTGCGCATTCCTGATCCTGAGCAGCGGTTGGGCGAATATCCGCATCAACTGAGTGGGGGGATGCGGCAGCGGGTGATGATCGCGATGGCGCTGATCAACCGGCCGAAATTGTTGATCGCGGATGAGCCGACCACGGCGCTGGATGTGACGGTGCAGGCGCAGATTCTGGAGCTGATTGCAGACCTGCAAAAAGAGATGGGCATGAGCGTGGTGTTGATCACCCATGACCTTGGTGTGATCGCCGAGATGTGCGACGAAGTCGCGGTGATGTATGCGGGGCGAATTGTTGAGCAGGCACCAGTGCGGGAGTTGTTTGCAAATCCGCAGCATGCTTACACACGGGGTTTGTTGGAGTCGATGCCGAAGCTGGAGAACGTGCCAAAGACCCGCTTGCCGGCGATTCCTGGGAATGTTCCCTCGATTGAAAACTTTGTGGCGGGGTGCAGGTTCGCCGCTCGCTCGCGTCGCGAACATCTGCCCGAACACTTGAGCGTCCGCCCGCCTTTTGCTGAGATTTCACCGGATCACTGGGTGGAGAAATGTCCTGTTTGTGCGGGAAACGAAATTGCCAACGCATCTGGTGTCAGCTATAACTTATCTCATGAGCAAGATTCTGGAACAGATCCGCGAGGGGCGCTTGAATCAGCGCAAAGCCACCTTGGCAGAGGCCAGGGCGCAAATCGCCAGGAACCGGACTCTGCGGACCGAACGCGCCAGCTCAAAAACGAGTTCGACTCCATCGTTGCATGGGCAAAAGGCGCAGGCAGACTGATCCCTGCGGATCGCTACCAGACACCCGAGGAATCGGGGGCGGAACACCGGGTTTATTTTGATCCTGAACAAAGCAGTGCGATCAAGATCACCAATGCCAATCGTGCTGGCATGAGTTATCCGGACGGTGAGCCGCATGCGGGATTGCCAGCCGAGTATCTGGAACGCTGGAGGTTGCACAATTTAATCTTTGCCGATGATGTGACACTGGAGGGCGTGATCCAATCCCCTGCTGGAGTGGCCTTGGTGGTGCGGCAGTGCTGGATCAATGGCACCGTGCCTGAAGTTTGGCAAATTGCCGACTTCATGAACGAGTTGGGCTTTCAAGCGACCCTGCTGCAAGAATGCTATTATCGAGCCGCGGACGATTTGGCGGTGATGGATTGTCACGATGGCAATTTCATGCTTGGTGATGACGGCATGGTTTATCCGATTGATGTGATCCCGCTGCGACCGGATGCGAACCTAAAACAACGTCTCGGCATTTCATCATGA